A part of Rhodamnia argentea isolate NSW1041297 chromosome 8, ASM2092103v1, whole genome shotgun sequence genomic DNA contains:
- the LOC115754109 gene encoding protein IQ-DOMAIN 3: MGRKGNWFSAVKKALSPDSKEKKDQKSRKSKKKWFGKSSTLDPVSSAEETVLAVPAPLPPLPPPLVEDVKPKPVEDEQSKHAYSVALATAAAAEAAVAAAEAAAEVVRLTTTSRYLGKSKEEIAAIKIQTAFRGYLARRALRALRGLVRLKTLVQGQSVKRQATTTLRCMQTLARVQSQIRARRIRMSEENQALQRQIQQKCEKDLEKLRLGDEWNASAQSKEQIEANLLSKQEAAMRRERALAYAFSHQQTWKNNSKSANPTFMDPHNPHWGWSWLERWMAARPWETRSTVEYNDQGSVRSTTSHAMSLGEISRAYSRRNLDNDNKPSPMAHRPSRAPSRHSPSTPPSKAPSVSSITSKMKPASPKGSGWGGPAGDEDLRSMFSMQSEQYRRHSIAGSSVRDDESLASTPSVLSYMAPTKSAKAKSRLSSPLGLDKSRTPEKGSVGSAKKRLSFPSSPAGPRRHSGPPRVEGGGIKELGA, encoded by the exons ATGGGGAGGAAAGGGAATTGGTTCTCTGCAGTGAAGAAAGCATTGAGTCCTGAttccaaagagaagaaagatcaG AAATCTcgaaaatcgaagaaaaaatggtTTGGCAAAAGCAGCACTCTGGATCCGGTTTCTTCAGCTGAGGAAACTGTATTGGCTGTCCCTGCGCCGCTGCCACCGCTGCCACCACCTCTGGTGGAGGATGTGAAGCCGAAGCCAGTTGAAGATGAGCAGAGCAAGCATGCCTACTCAGTGGCCCTTGCGACCGCTGCTGCGGCTGAGGCAGCGGTTGCTGCTGCTGAGGCTGCTGCTGAGGTGGTTCGCCTCACGACTACTTCACGTTACTTGGGAAAATCGAAAGAGGAAATTGCAGCTATCAAGATTCAAACTGCATTCCGAGGATACTTG GCGAGGAGGGCATTGCGAGCTTTACGGGGACTTGTTAGGTTGAAGACACTAGTACAAGGGCAATCCGTCAAGAGACAAGCAACCACAACATTGCGGTGCATGCAGACTCTTGCCCGGGTTCAGTCTCAGATTCGTGCGAGAAGGATTAGGATGTCAGAAGAGAATCAGGCCCTGCAGCGGCAAATTCAACAGAAGTGTGAGAAAGATCTTGAGAAATTGAGA TTGGGAGATGAATGGAATGCTAGCGCGCAATCGAAGGAGCAAATTGAAGCAAACTTACTGAGCAAGcaggaagctgccatgagaagagagagagcattggCTTATGCGTTCTCCCATCAG CAAACATGGAAGAACAATTCCAAGTCTGCTAACCCGACCTTCATGGACCCGCATAACCCTCACTGGGGTTGGAGTTGGTTAGAGCGGTGGATGGCAGCCAGGCCATGGGAGACTCGAAGCACTGTAGAGTACAACGATCAAGGTTCTGTGAGAAGCACAACAAGCCACGCCATGTCCCTCGGAGAAATCAGCCGAGCTTATTCCCGACGCAACCTCGACAATGACAACAAGCCTTCCCCCATGGCCCATCGGCCGAGCCGAGCCCCGTCTCGTCATTCACCGTCTACTCCTCCTTCAAAAGCCCCATCAGTATCATCAATCACCAGCAAAATGAAACCTGCCAGCCCAAAGGGCAGTGGTTGGGGTGGTCCTGCTGGGGATGAGGACTTGAGGAGCATGTTCAGCATGCAGTCCGAGCAGTACAGGAGGCACAGCATTGCCGGGTCGTCGGTGAGGGATGACGAAAGCCTTGCCAGCACTCCATCGGTCCTGAGTTACATGGCTCCCACAAAGTCTGCAAAGGCTAAATCCCGGTTGTCGAGCCCGTTAGGGCTAGACAAAAGCAGGACTCCAGAGAAGGGATCGGTGGGGTCTGCAAAAAAGCGTCTGTCGTTCCCTTCTTCCCCTGCTGGCCCTAGGAGGCATTCCGGACCTCCCAGGGTAGAGGGCGGTGGCATTAAAGAGCTCGGGGCTTAA
- the LOC115732740 gene encoding elongation factor 1-alpha-like → MGKEKVHINIVVIGHVDSGKSTTTGHLIYKLGGIDKRVIERFEKEAAEMNKRSFKYAWVLDKLKAERERGITIDIALWKFETTKYYCTVIDAPGHRDFIKNMITGTSQADCAVLIIDSTTGGFEAGISKDGQTREHALLAFTLGVRQMICCCNKMDATTPKYSKARYDEIVKEVSSYMKKVGYNPEKIPFVPISGFEGDNMIERSTNLDWYKGPTLLDALDMINEPKRPSDKPLRLPLQDVYKIGGIGTVPVGRVETGVVKPGMVVTFGPTGLTTEVKSVEMHHEALQEALPGDNVGFNVKNVAVKDLKRGFVASNSKDDPAKEAANFTSQVIIMNHPGQIGNGYAPVLDCHTSHIAVKFAEILTKIDRRSGKELEKEPKFLKNGDAGMVKMIPTKPMVVETFSEYPPLGRFAVRDMRQTVAVGVIKSVEKKDPSGAKVTKSAAKKGGK, encoded by the exons ATGGGTAAAGAGAAGGTTCACATCAACATCGTGGTCATTGGCCATGTCGACTCTGGCAAGTCAACTACAACTGGACACTTGATTTACAAGCTTGGAGGAATTGACAAGCGTGTGATTGAGAGGTTTGAGAAGGAAGCTGCTGAGATGAACAAGAGATCATTCAAATATGCTTGGGTGCTCGACAAGCTCAAGGCCGAGCGTGAGCGTGGTATCACCATTGATATTGCCTTGTGGAAGTTCGAGACCACCAAGTACTACTGCACTGTCATCGATGCTCCTGGACATCGTGACTTTATCAAGAACATGATTACGGGAACCTCCCAGGCTGACTGTGCTGTTCTTATCATTGATTCCACCACCGGTGGTTTTGAGGCTGGTATCTCCAAGGATGGCCAGACCCGTGAACATGCTCTCCTCGCCTTCACCCTCGGTGTGAGGCAAATGATTTGCTGCTGTAACAAG ATGGATGCCACCACCCCCAAGTACTCTAAGGCTAGGTATGATGAAATTGTGAAGGAAGTCTCTTCTTACATGAAGAAGGTGGGATACAATCCTGAGAAGATTCCTTTTGTCCCCATCTCTGGATTTGAGGGAGATAACATGATTGAGAGGTCTACCAACCTTGACTGGTACAAGGGCCCAACATTGCTTGACGCCCTCGACATGATTAATGAGCCCAAGAGACCATCTGACAAGCCCCTCCGTCTCCCACTTCAGGACGTGTATAAGATTGGTGGTATCGGAACTGTCCCTGTTGGTCGTGTTGAGACTGGTGTTGTCAAGCCTGGTATGGTTGTCACTTTTGGTCCCACTGGGTTGACCACCGAAGTTAAGTCTGTTGAGATGCACCATGAGGCTCTCCAAGAGGCTCTTCCTGGTGACAACGTTGGATTTAACGTGAAGAATGTTGCTGTTAAGGATCTCAAGCGTGGCTTCGTTGCATCCAACTCAAAGGACGATCCCGCCAAGGAAGCAGCCAATTTCACCTCCCAAGTTATTATCATGAACCACCCTGGACAAATTGGAAATGGTTATGCTCCCGTGCTTGACTGCCACACCTCCCATATCGCTGTCAAGTTTGCTGAGATTTTGACCAAGATCGACAGGCGATCAGGTAAGGAGCTTGAGAAGGAGCCGAAGTTCTTGAAGAACGGTGATGCTGGGATGGTGAAGATGATTCCCACCAAGCCCATGGTTGTCGAGACTTTCTCCGAGTATCCTCCGCTTGGTCGTTTTGCCGTGAGGGACATGCGCCAGACGGTTGCTGTTGGTGTCATCAAGAGTGTCGAGAAGAAGGATCCTTCTGGTGCCAAGGTCACAAAGTCTGCTGCCAAGAAGGGTGGCAAATGA
- the LOC115754091 gene encoding LOB domain-containing protein 1-like, producing MEYKERAALLTTPVTIPTKVIPYSTSSSSSSPPPQPPPPSQSSSPTTPPPPPSLPNTPPPPLPAVLSPCAACKILRRRCVDKCVLAPYFPPTEPYKFTIAHRVFGASNIIKFLQELPEPQRADAVSSMVYEASARIRDPIYGCAGAICHLQKQVSELQEQLAKAQAELTNLELQRANLVAACMEMAQSQEPAINFQRQFIDSTSFFDDGSASWESLSWT from the exons ATGGAATACAAGGAGAGAGCTGCCCTATTAACAACGCCCGTCACTATTCCTACTAAAGTCATCCCTTACTCAACatcatcctcctcttcttcgCCGCCACCgcaaccaccaccaccgtccCAGTCCTCATCTCCAaccactcctcctcctcctccttccctccCCAATACTCCGCCCCCACCCCTGCCGGCGGTCCTCAGCCCATGCGCCGCCTGCAAGATCCTGCGTCGGCGGTGCGTGGACAAGTGCGTCTTGGCCCCGTACTTCCCGCCCACCGAGCCTTACAAGTTCACCATCGCGCACAGAGTGTTTGGAGCTAGCAACATCATCAAGTTCTTGCAG GAACTTCCAGAACCGCAGAGAGCGGATGCAGTGAGCAGCATGGTGTACGAGGCCAGCGCGAGGATCCGAGACCCGATCTACGGCTGCGCCGGAGCCATCTGCCACCTCCAGAAGCAAGTGAGCGAGCTCCAAGAGCAGCTCGCCAAGGCTCAGGCCGAGCTCACCAACCTCGAGCTGCAGCGAGCCAACCTCGTGGCGGCCTGCATGGAAATGGCTCAATCTCAAGAGCCGGCCATCAATTTCCAGCGGCAATTCATCGACTCGACCAGCTTCTTTGATGATGGCTCGGCTAGCTGGGAATCGCTTTCCTGGACGTAA